In Capsicum annuum cultivar UCD-10X-F1 chromosome 11, UCD10Xv1.1, whole genome shotgun sequence, one genomic interval encodes:
- the LOC124888976 gene encoding uncharacterized protein LOC124888976, whose protein sequence is MGDLQVVGGIKKLNNQNYNSWSTCMMSYLQGQDLWEVVNGNEVTSPETEDTNGILRKWRIKGGKAMFALKITVEEDVLEHIRDAKTPQEAWNTFAKLFSKKNDTKLQLLESELLSVSQCDMTISQYFHKVKSLCREIFELDPEALIGDTRMKRIIIHGLKPEFRSFIAAIQGWQV, encoded by the coding sequence ATGGGTGATCTTCAAGTAGTTGGTGGAATCAAGAAACTCAACAACCAAAACTACAATTCTTGGTCAACATGCATGATGTCGTACTTGCAAGGCCAAGACTTGTGGGAAGTAGTAAACGGAAACGAGGTTACGTCTCCAGAAACTGAAGACACGAATGGTATCTTACGGAAATGGAGAATCAAAGGGGGTAAAGCAATGTTCGCCTTGAAGATCACAGTCGAAGAAGATGTACTAGAGCATATACGTGATGCCAAAACTCCACAGGAAGCTTGGAATACATTTGCCAAGCTGTTCTCCAAGAAGAATGATACGAAGCTCCAACTCTTAGAGTCTGAGTTGCTGTCAGTGTCACAATGCGACATGACGATCTCACAGTACTTTCATAAAGTAAAGTCGCTATGCCGGGAGATTTTTGAGTTGGATCCGGAGGCTCTTATTGGTGATACTAGGATGAAGCGCATCATCATTCATGGCTTGAAGCCAGAATTTAGGAGTTTCATTGCTGCCATACAAGGATGGCAAGTTTAA
- the LOC107847102 gene encoding glucan endo-1,3-beta-glucosidase, acidic has translation MMLPSKTVLVFSLFLLLNGILPSTTVAAAPTTVGFTYSAVPSNSPSPEHVVAALQSLNIPAVRLLNPSPTLIRAFSYSNISLLLTVPNHLVTSFADNRSSATLWLYNNVLPFHPRARISLISVGADVITAAGDSGSDPTTAIVTAMQNLHHALIDLGIRTVSVSTTFSFINVITTAFPPSSAEFQEPVNSLVIKPVLEFLEETNSSLLMNVYPYNVYKLHGEIPISFALFEEGPFNFRDDVVTGVRYHNLFDMMVDSVIAAMAVSGYENVPLILTETGWPSNDEHMNVEESKMYAERYLQGLISHLKSGLGTPLRKEGAAETYIYQLFDDENESNLRRNNSLISDGDTMQQHWGVMYNNLTMKYNIHFDNADQISTVLGLLVPSMYFLWLLYEFVWIDD, from the coding sequence ATGATGCTTCCCTCGAAAACTGTGCTCgttttctctctcttcctccTCCTCAACGGAATCCTCCCTTCTACCACCGTCGCCGCCGCTCCAACCACCGTCGGCTTCACCTACTCCGCCGTCCCTTCCAACTCTCCGTCACCTGAACACGTCGTCGCCGCCCTACAATCTCTCAATATCCCCGCCGTTCGCCTCCTTAATCCGTCGCCAACTTTAATCCGTGCATTTTCTTACTCCAATATCTCCCTCCTCCTCACCGTACCTAACCACCTCGTCACCTCCTTCGCCGACAATCGCTCCTCCGCTACTCTCTGGCTTTACAACAATGTCCTCCCTTTCCATCCTCGCGCTCGCATTTCACTTATCTCCGTCGGCGCTGACGTCATCACCGCAGCCGGTGATTCCGGTTCCGATCCTACAACTGCTATAGTTACCGCCATGCAGAACTTACACCACGCGTTAATCGACTTAGGAATCCGTACGGTATCAGTATCGACTACGTTCTCTTTCATTAACGTGATTACAACGGCGTTTCCACCTTCGTCGGCGGAGTTTCAGGAACCGGTGAACTCGCTGGTTATCAAGCCGGTATTAGAGTTTTTGGAGGAAACGAATTCGTCTTTGTTAATGAATGTGTATCCGTACAATGTGTATAAACTTCACGGAGAGATACCGATTAGTTTCGCTTTGTTTGAAGAAGGTCCGTTTAACTTCCGTGATGATGTTGTTACTGGTGTTCGTTATCATAATCTGTTTGATATGATGGTTGATTCGGTTATTGCTGCTATGGCGGTTTCCGGTTACGAAAATGTACCGTTGATTTTGACGGAAACAGGTTGGCCTAGCAATGATGAGCATATGAATGTAGAAGAGAGTAAAATGTACGCGGAGAGATACTTACAAGGATTGATTTCGCATTTGAAATCTGGTTTAGGAACTCCGTTAAGGAAGGAAGGTGCAGCTGAAACTTACATTTATCAGTTGTTTGATGACGAAAATGAGTCGAATTTGAGGAGGAACAATAGCTTGATTTCTGATGGTGATACAATGCAGCAGCACTGGGGAGTTATGTACAATAACTTGACTATGAAGTACAATATCCATTTTGATAACGCTGATCAGATTTCTACTGTGCTTGGTTTACTTGTTCCTTCAATGTATTTCCTGTGGCTTCTTTACGAGTTCGTTTGGATCGATGATTGA